From the Bombus vancouverensis nearcticus chromosome 3, iyBomVanc1_principal, whole genome shotgun sequence genome, one window contains:
- the fzr gene encoding fizzy and cell division cycle 20 related, whose protein sequence is MFHHEYEKRLLKSSSESHIDSLASPGLHPSVYFSPTKMMNNSFDRFIPTRSGNNYQTTFSMISENNRNGIVTKKTRENGESNRDGIAYSCLLKNELLGASIEDVKGQCEERRVLSPVVTRNLFKYITPTKDHTLLDQSSPYSLSPLSAKSQKLLRSPRKATRKISRIPFKVLDAPELQDDFYLNLVDWSSQNVLSVGLGSCVYLWSACTSQVTRLCDLSSDGNSVTSVAWNERGNLVAVGTHLGYIQVWDVAVSKQVSKLQGHSARVGALAWNGEVLSSGSRDRLILQRDVRTPCVVSERRLGAHRQEVCGLKWSPDNQYLASGGNDNRLYVWNLHSLSPIQTYTEHLAAVKAIAWSPHHHGLLASGGGTADRCIRFWNTLTGQPMQCVDTGSQVCNLAWSKHSSELVSTHGYSQNQILVWKYPSLTQVAKLTGHSYRVLYLAMSPDGEAIVTGAGDETLRFWNVFSKARSQKENKSVLNLFTSIR, encoded by the coding sequence atgtttcaccACGAATACGAAAAACGGCTGTTAAAGTCAAGCAGCGAGAGCCATATAGATAGTCTAGCAAGTCCTGGACTTCATCCATCAGTATATTTTTCGCCAACTAAAATGATGAATAATAGTTTCGATCGATTTATACCAACACGGTCGGGCAATAATTACCAAACAACATTTTCAATGATATCAGAGAACAATCGAAATGGTATAGTCACAAAGAAGACTCGCGAGAATGGAGAAAGTAACCGCGATGGTATTGCCTATTCTTGTCTCTTAAAAAATGAACTGCTTGGAGCAAGCATAGAAGATGTAAAAGGACAATGTGAAGAACGAAGAGTATTATCACCAGTGGTTACCAGAAATCTTTTTAAATACATTACACCTACGAAAGACCACACATTATTGGATCAAAGTTCACCTTATTCTTTGTCACCATTGAGTGCCAAAAGTCAAAAACTTTTAAGATCTCCAAGAAAAGCAACAAGGAAGATTTCCAGAATACCTTTCAAAGTACTAGATGCCCCTGAACTGCAAGATgacttttatttaaatcttgtTGATTGGTCTTCTCAAAATGTTCTCAGTGTTGGTCTAGGTAGCTGTGTCTATTTGTGGTCTGCGTGTACCAGCCAGGTGACTAGACTATGTGATTTATCCAGTGATGGTAATAGTGTAACATCAGTTGCTTGGAACGAAAGAGGAAACTTAGTAGCAGTTGGTACACATTTGGGCTATATCCAAGTATGGGATGTAGCTGTGAGTAAACAAGTAAGCAAGTTACAAGGACATAGTGCAAGAGTTGGAGCTCTAGCTTGGAATGGTGAAGTTTTATCATCTGGTAGTAGAGATAGGTTAATATTACAAAGAGATGTTAGAACTCCTTGTGTTGTGAGTGAAAGACGTTTAGGAGCTCATAGACAAGAAGTCTGTGGACTCAAATGGTCCCCAGATAATCAATATTTAGCCTCTGGTGGAAATGACAATCGTCTTTATGTATGGAACTTACATTCCCTTTCACCGATACAAACATATACTGAACATCTAGCAGCTGTCAAAGCTATCGCGTGGTCTCCACATCATCATGGTCTTTTAGCTTCTGGTGGTGGTACAGCAGACAGATGCATTAGATTTTGGAATACACTAACCGGTCAACCAATGCAATGTGTAGATACTGGTTCTCAAGTTTGTAATTTGGCTTGGAGTAAGCACAGTTCAGAATTAGTCAGTACACATGGTTATTCTCAAAACCAAATTCTGGTGTGGAAATATCCCAGTCTAACTCAAGTTGCAAAATTAACAGGACATTCATATAGAGTTTTATATTTAGCTATGTCACCAGATGGTGAAGCTATTGTAACTGGTGCTGGAGATGAAACTTTACGTTTTTGGAATGTGTTCAGTAAAGCACGTAGTCAGAAAGAAAATAAGTCTGTATTAAACCTCTTTACTAGTAttcgataa
- the ND-B12 gene encoding NADH dehydrogenase [ubiquinone] 1 beta subcomplex subunit 3, producing MGGHDHGYKIPSPDIYKVEDVPQLKMVQEELAKLGLKDPWLRNEVWRYTGLPGKSHFLRVFKGVTTGMLTGFAAFLVTIGIEQYFGITYGKHHDKHHNNDDHH from the coding sequence ATGGGAGGTCATGATCATGGGTATAAAATACCAAGTCCTGATATATACAAAGTAGAAGATGTGCCACAGCTTAAAATGGTCCAAGAGGAACTAGCTAAACTTGGGTTGAAGGACCCTTGGTTAAGAAATGAAGTTTGGCGTTATACAGGACTACCTGGTAAATCACATTTCTTACGAGTGTTTAAGGGAGTTACCACGGGTATGCTAACCGGATTTGCAGCATTTTTAGTAACAATAGGCATAGAACAATATTTTGGAATTACTTATGGCAAACATCATGATAAACATCATAACAATGATGATcatcattaa
- the LOC117165816 gene encoding meckelin, with product MCRFTRKDIFFYFLIYSVNFTQIIAVSKELFEYSQPSKCKNNEYFDTTSLTCMPCDANKNLKPSVDRLRCICNKFSKKIGFKDGYPVCVFCGINATVTSDGNDCVSCNTTCRCAPNEIQVDRHLDGTLLDTIHCVPCINNTYPFLDVSRCLPCKNFKYDYYQTNMYLTKYHYTQLQNYCLHKSTSVDKENLKPAFQVKFNSQNTNNYFSNELQTAIYFCKKRDKLACEYLSNICVLSLYANDIACKFFMQKQKSPIWLFYNKDEATTVLNSKQITQNYSLMKGDKDNILNFTVITFSLHGNFKSIGTPNIPCNLLEHVKFGINFEKKCKFAIKNLLHTEIEFLSPYLTFIRDNKILMYALPVFVKNINQNHNKLSDWQLVRKFFFVDNISGFKTLYNLTSNNGDELSVLRYMKSLNVIINIQSTKDNNKIFPPLLIIEYAELTYEQIDKIIEVTLDYKIRFTLKDENIDSHFMIIIGILSGLSFILSGIKTWKYSKQHHASSINVFVLIWFFIYTMSAIGSIIILCLIILCLYLFMFYKGKTIPYILFSEDINEKMIKTFSTVAFFSKLIEIFGFICQYWNTDIFFIDWEQPKMTYNQCNDLPYVPINEFHNDKLSRNKLKHLQMSSETITAKRKKILYKLNKHNNFKNFNKSFPVNKHKTNISITNSISKSSDQMINKSSNFNNSSISIWRTYFIASQWLNLQTERKINIKIQLLVVLCIFQVIRLYPWILGIPEIIPTFSEDCNFILYFTICVLIYILTYSIQWLVFIVFYEQCIANKMQEFINVCSIANISVFILPFNYYGFYIHGRSVHGFADTDLRTLINDLQMEKNNLCAHRGLVPGTTQQTFILYLTKTFRITFNKSLELMNIEPSNFIRTYYSNWEYIFNNQLKLKEYLCKYLDHCITNEDYAIKEQHFFEKLFNIVFSHNEEKSIFYIDNNYSFSQVLLYGNEWLFATFEISVFTFIIVLCNDCTLAIIITVLVSMLLVVIVKENGKKNLNNHTLLDKLFFM from the exons ATGTGTCGTTTTACAAGAAAAGAtatctttttctatttcttaatCTATTCGGTAAATTTTACCCAAATTATTGCTGTGAGTAAAGAATTATTTGAATATTCTCAACCATCGAAATGTAAAAATAACGAATATTTTGATACCACATCACTTACCTGCATGCCATGTGATgccaataaaaatttaaaaccaTCTGTCGACC GATTACGATGTATATGTAacaaatttagtaaaaaaattgGTTTCAAGGATGGTTATCCCGTATGCGTATTTTGTGGCATTAATGCTACAGTAACTTCGGATGGGAACGACTGCGTATCATGTAACACGACGTGTAGATGCGCCCCTAATGAAATACAAG TAGATAGACACTTAGATGGAACGTTATTGGATACTATACATTGTGTTCCATGTATCAATAATACTTATCCATTTTTGGATGTATCTAGATGCTTGCCCtgcaaaaattttaaatatgattATTATCAAACTAATATGTATTTAACAAAGTACCATTATACACAGCTACAGAATTATTGTTTACATAAAAGTACTTCTGTTGATAAAGAGAATCTAAAACCTGCATTTCAAGTGAAGTTTAACAGTCAAAacacaaataattattttagtaATGAACTTCAGACtgctatatatttttgtaag AAAAGAGATAAATTAGCATGTGAATATTTATCAAACATATGTGTTTTAAGTCTTTATGCTAATGATATTGCATGCAAGTTCTTTATGCAAAAACAAAAATCACCTATAtggttattttataataaagatgAAGCTACAACTGTATTAAATAGCAAACAAATTACGCAAAATTATAGCTTGATGAAAGGAGACAAG gataatatattaaattttacagTTATAACATTCTCTTTACATGGCAATTTCAAATCAATTGGTACACCTAATATTCCATGCAATTTGTTAGAGCATGTTAAATTTggtattaattttgaaaaaaaatgtaaatttgcaattaaaaatttattgcaCACAGAGATAGAGTTTCTATCTCCATACTTAACATTtataagagataacaaaattttaatgtaTGCATTACCTGTATTTGTTAAAAACATTAATCAG AATCATAATAAATTATCAGATTGGCAGTTAGTTCGAAAATTTTTCTTTGTTGATAATATTAGTGGttttaaaacattatataaTCTCACAAGTAACAATGGTGATGAACTGtctgtgttacgttatatgaaatctTTGAACGTAAT aattaatattcaaagtacaaaggataacaataaaatatttcctccattattaattattgaataTGCTGAATTAACATATGAACAGattgataaaattatagaaGTTACATTAGATTATAAAATAAGATTCACTCTAAAAGATGAGAATATTGATTCACATTTCATG ATAATTATTGGGATTTTGTCAGGATTAAGTTTCATTTTATCTGGGATAAAAACATGGAAATACAGTAAACAACATCATGCTTCTTCCATTAATGTATTTGTACTTATTTGGTTTTTTATTTACACTATGTCTGCTATAGGAAGCATAATTATTTTGTGTTTGATTATTTTATGCCTATATCTATTTatgttttataaaggaaaaacaATACCGTATATCCTCTTCTCTGAAGATATCAATGAAAAGATGATAAAAACATTTAGTACAGTAGCATTTTTTTCTAAA cTTATAGAAATATTTGGATTTATTTGTCAATATTGGAATACTGATATATTCTTTATTGATTGGGAACAACCAAAAATGACATACAATCAATGTAATGATCTTCCATATGTGCCTATAAATGAATTCCATAATGATAAACTCTCAaggaataaattaaaacatTTGCAAATGTCATCAGAAACAATAACAGCTAAACGCAAGAAAATCTTGTATAAGTTAAATAAGCATAATAACTTCAAAAATTTTAACAAATCTTTTCCAGTTAACAAGCACAAAACTAATATTTCAATTACAAACTCGATATCAAAAAGTTCTGATCAGATGATAAATAAAAGTagcaattttaataattcatcTATTAGTATATGGAGGACATACTTTATTGCAAGTCAGTGGTTAAATCTTCAAACTGAAAGAAAGATAAACATAAAGATACAATTGCTTGTGgttttatgtatttttcag GTCATACGACTGTATCCATGGATTCTTGGGATACCAGAAATAATCCCAACATTTTCTGAagattgtaattttattttatattttacaatatgtgtcttaatatatatattaacttatTCCATCCAGTGGTTAGTGTTCATTGTATTCTATGAACAATGTATTGCAAACAAAATGCAAGAATTTATAAATGTATGTTCAATTGCAAACATCAGTgtatttattttaccatttaatTATTATGGTTTTTATATTCATGGAAG ATCAGTGCATGGATTTGCAGACACAGACTTACGTACTTTAATTAATGATTTACAaatggaaaaaaataatttatgtgCACATAGAGGTCTTGTACCAGGAACAACTCAACAAACATTTATATTGTACTTAACAAAAACTTTCAGAATTACTTTTAACAAAAGTTTAGAGCTGATGAATATC GAACCAAGTAATTTTATAAGGACTTATTATTCAAATTGggaatatattttcaataatcaaTTAAAACTGAAAGAATATCTATGTAAATATCTAGATCACTGCATAACAAATGAAGACTATGCCATTAAAGAACAACATTTTTTTGAGAAGTTATTTAATATAGTATTTTCCCACAACGAAGAGAAATCAATTTTCTATATTG ataataattattctttcaGTCAAGTATTATTATATGGAAATGAGTGGTTATTTGCAACATTTGAAATTTCAGTATTTACTTTCATTATTGTGTTATGTAACGATTGTACATTAGCTATTATAATTACAGTATTAGTGTCAATGCTGTTAGTTGTGATAGTAAAAGAAAATGGcaaaaaaaatttaaataatcatacattattagataaattgttttttatgtaa
- the fln gene encoding flightin, with protein sequence MWADEEPAPWDIEETPAEQAPEASAESAAPAAEAATGEKPKIKLEKIEPPHYNHHWVRPLFLNYAYLYEYRKNYYNDVIDYLNQREKGIFREPPRAQEWAERAMRTYDEKNTDKSFKRSADMKYIINMRHEPRYYSYHTRAYYSLKYQKIL encoded by the exons ATGTGGGCAGATGAGGAACCAGCGCCATGGGATATCGAAGAAACCCCGGCGGAACAAGCTCCTGAAGCATCTGCAGAATCAGCCGCCCCAGCTGCCGAAGCAGCGACTggagagaaaccaaaaatcaaaTTAGAAAAAATTGAACCACCGCACTACAATCACCATTGGGTTCGCCCTCTCTTTCTTAATTACGCGTATCTTTATGAGTATAG aAAAAATTATTACAACGATGTCATTGATTATCTGAACCAACGGGAGAAAGGCATATTTCGAGAACCTCCCAGAGCACAAGAGTGGGCTGAACGAGCAATGAGGACTTACGACGAAAAGAATACCGACAAGAGTTTCAAACGATCTGCagatatgaaatatataattaatatgagACATGAACCTAGATATTACAGTTACCATACTCGAGCATATTATAGTTTGAAATATcagaaaattttgtaa
- the LOC117165935 gene encoding uncharacterized protein LOC117165935 — YYHSNTLDPHNISGCRNDLFDDLCYISGRGIEDDFEDSFVINQRRYKERAAAAFTEDLAELRRKRRDMQDRIFDVIDLNAEIEKAKNTLEQADIAFQQHATKFDNTDSCDDTRLKKFPNMEILSEKPQPKTIKFIKVPNIDIESCMPQPTKSRRDKINSIMETNEIVNPLNTIALLPLKRKFSNKKKSVTF, encoded by the exons TATTATCATTCAAATACTTTAGATCCTCACAATATATCTGGATGCCGCAATGACCTATTCGATGACTTGTGTTATATATCTGGGCGAGGAATCGAAGACGATTTTGAAGACAGTTTTGTCATCAACCAACGGCGTTACAAGGAGCGTGCGGCTGCTGCGTTTACCGAAGATCTGGCGGAATTGAGGCGTAAACGAAGAGACATGCAg GATCGTATTTTCGACGTTATTGACTTGAATGCAGAAATTGAAAAAGCTAAAAATACTCTCGAACAAGCGGATATTGCTTTTCAACAACATGCAACAAAATTCGATAACACAGATAGCTGCGATGACACCAGATTAAAAAAATTCCCTAATATGGAAATTTTGTCAGAAAAACCACAGCCGAAAaccataaaatttataaaagtccCTAATATTGATATAGAATCGTGTATGCCACAACCTACAAAATCAAGAAGAGACAAAATCAACTCAATAATGGAAACAAATGAAATTGTCAATCCATTAAATACCATTGCATTGTTACCGTTAAAAAGGAAATTctcgaataaaaagaaaagtgttacattttaa
- the LOC117165760 gene encoding uncharacterized protein LOC117165760: MSRPILSRPRTRVYGCNYDKGESYYKPMVDHLDRKYSSRPLFSEPRTSLADEIAARRGDIGTHDLSGPRNTSFGRDLDLELDPSIRASQLPLPSLTTDNLFPEDEDIVYDSRGQRSRRRFAENFANDVVATTQHLKAKLATFGLEDEVDAVLRKPRRLRQGQDQVDNILSSRKNLQDIKSISEEAETTFKRRSKLFDETDRLEESKPMLTKWSKLINEDESSVSANAAATRAMQTKARLNDLESEMEELAERQAKRERRAAALRALINENMSDTENFQEQSVHSKKVSIREHSEKHVL, from the exons ATGTCAAGGCCAATCCTTAGCAGGCCGCGTACACGCGTATATGGATGCAACTATGACAAAGGAGAATCATATTATAAGCCAATGGTCGACCACTTGGATCGAAAATACAGTTCTCGACCGCTTTTCTCTGAACCAAGAACTTCATTGGCTGACGAGATCGCAGCCCGCCGAGGCGACATCG GCACGCATGACCTCTCTGGTCCTCGCAACACTTCCTTTGGGCGTGACCTTGACCTTGAATTAGACCCTTCCATTCGCGCTTCCCAATTGCCACTACCTTCCTTGACTACCGACAACTTGTTCCCCGAAGACGAGGATATTGTCTACGACAGCCGTGGCCAGCGCAGTCGACGTCGATTCGCTGAAAATTTTGCCAACGATGTCGTAGCGACGACGCAACATCTGAAAGCGAAACTGGCCACGTTCGGGTTAGAGGATGAGGTCGATGCTGTATTAAGAAAACCACGACGCCTACGTCAAGGACAGGATCAAGTTGATAATATTCTCAGTTCAAGGAAAAATCTGCAAGACATAAAATCAATTAGCGAAGAGGCAGAAACTACGTTTAAAAGACGTTCGAAGCTGTTTGACGAAACCGATCGATTAGAAGAGAGTAAACCAATGCTTACGAAATGGTCGAAATTAATTAACGAGGACGAAAGTTCAGTGTCCGCTAATGCTGCTGCGACAAGGGCTATGCAAACCAAAGCTCGTTTGAACGACCTTGAGTCTGAAATGGAAGAGCTTGCAGAGAGACAGGCAAAAAGAGAACGCAGGGCAGCTGCCCTCAGGGCATTGATCAACGAAAATATGTCCGATACGGAAAATTTCCAAGAACAATCTGTTCATAGCAAGAAGGTTTCCATCCGTGAACACTCTGAGAAACACGTCCTCTGA